The Candidatus Binataceae bacterium genome segment CTGGCAGTCGCTCCTGGCGATTGCCGCACCAGCGGAATTGTTCGACATCACCTAAGGCGATTTGTTGTTGATCGATCGCCGGCAGGCGCAACTCGCGCGCGACGGAGCCTACCTTCTGAGTCTGCCGGGATTTAGCCTCAGAGGCATCTTCAACCGGCCCGACAACCGCGTCAGCGCGATTGAACCACGTTTGAGTCGAGCCGCGGGTTCGATTCCGGCAAATGGCGCACTGTTGGCTGAGGCCTCCGCCGCCTATCAGATCGATCGCCAAGAATTACTCCTCGATGGGCCGCGGAGTTCAAGTGGTTGGGCGCGTCGTCTGGGTTGGCCGCGGCCGCTGAGCTTCAAAATGGCACCGCATCGCGATCCCTGATGTCGAAAAATCTTTTCCCTGTTCTGGACATAAAAATTCCCTCTTCGGCGCTTTACATTTCGCTGTTATGCGTCGTAGGGAATTTACGCGATAATCGCCCAGATACGCCTTCTTTCGATCGATTGCTAAGCCGTCCTTTTAGCCGTTTCCCTGAATTTGCGGGTAAATCAGGGAACTTTAATACAGAGAACAGTTCGAAGCAGACTGCCCCATCCGCCAGCCCGTCGCGAAATCAGATTAGACGCCGAACGGCGCGACCCAGGCGCGTGGGCCCGAGATTCCGCGAGCTTTCGCGGCGCCGGACAGCGTCAGGAGCAGTTATCTTGCGGCATCATGCAGCGCGCGCTTGAGCGCGTTATCGCGGTCGGCCTTGAATTGCTTTGACACCATCGCCGACGGCGCGAAGAGATCGAAGCCATGAAAGGCCCCAGGATAAACGTGGAGCTCAGTGGGCACGCCCGCCTCGATGAGACGCTGGGCGTACTCGATATTCTCGTCCACAAAAAGATCGAGTGCGCCAACTGGAATGTAGGTCGGCGGCAGATTGGTCAAATCGGTAGCCCGCGCCGCCGCCGCATAGGGCGAGACGTCGGCCCCACCCCCGTCGCGGCCCAGGTAGGCTTTCCAGCCCAGGCGGTTGCTCTCGCGATTCCACATGCGCGGGTCGGTAATCGCATAACTGGCCGGGGTAACGTTACGATCATCGATCATCGGGTAGATGAGAAGTTGAAAAGCGACCTGCACTGCGCCACGGTCGCGCGCCAGCAATGCCAATCCCGCGGCCAAGCCGCCGCCGCCGCTTGCGCCCCCAATGGCGATCCGAGATGACTCAACACCAAGCTCGTCGGCATGGGCAAACAGCCACTTTAGGCCGGCATAACAATCCTCGACTGGTGCGGGAAACGGATGTTCCGGCGCTAATCGGTAATCGACCGACACCGCCACGCAGCCGATTCTCTTGACCAGTTGCCTCATAAGTCGGTCGTCTTGCTCGATGTCTCCCATCACGTATCCGCCGCCATGAATCCAGTATAGGGCGGGAAGCTTGCTCGGCTGATCATTTGGCCGATAGACGCGGACTCGCACGGCAGGATCGCCTTGAGAACCGGGTGCGAATTGATCCTGGCTGGTGACACCCTCTACCGCGGCGAAGTTCGCCAGCATCGCGGTCACCATTTTTTTCATCTTCGCCCGGGCGGCTGGAATCTTATTGAGATCCAAAGGTCGATCAGTCGGCAGTTTCTCCACCGCGACGCGCAGCTCAGGGTCTAATTGGTCCATGAAGTTCATAGTCATTTCCTCGGTAGCACTTCACT includes the following:
- a CDS encoding alpha/beta hydrolase — its product is MNFMDQLDPELRVAVEKLPTDRPLDLNKIPAARAKMKKMVTAMLANFAAVEGVTSQDQFAPGSQGDPAVRVRVYRPNDQPSKLPALYWIHGGGYVMGDIEQDDRLMRQLVKRIGCVAVSVDYRLAPEHPFPAPVEDCYAGLKWLFAHADELGVESSRIAIGGASGGGGLAAGLALLARDRGAVQVAFQLLIYPMIDDRNVTPASYAITDPRMWNRESNRLGWKAYLGRDGGGADVSPYAAAARATDLTNLPPTYIPVGALDLFVDENIEYAQRLIEAGVPTELHVYPGAFHGFDLFAPSAMVSKQFKADRDNALKRALHDAAR